The genomic window ATCTGAACGCGCTCGGAAAATTGGCCGACACCGTACGCCGGCGAAAGCACGGCCTGACGACGTATTACAACGTCAACCGGCACTTCAACCACACGAATATCTGCGTCGCGGATTGCAAATTCTGCGGCTTTTATAAGCGTGCGCGTCAGGAAGGCTCCTATACGCATTCGGTCGAAGAAGGCGTGCAAATAGCCCGCGACGCAGTCGCCGAAGGTGCGACCGAACTGCACATTGTCGGCGGGCTGAACTCGAAACTTCCTTTCGAGTATTACACCGATCTTTTCTCGTCTCTAAAACGCGAATTTCCAAAGCTGCACTTAAAGGCGCTCACGATGGTCGAGCTTGATTTCTTCGCGAGATTCTACAAGATGAGCGACGAGGAAGTGATCGAGAAGCTCCACTCCGCGGGGATGGATTCGTGCCCCGGCGGCGGTGCAGAGATCTTTGCCGAACCGACGCGTTCGCGCATCTGCGACCACAAATGCGACGGCGACCGCTGGCTGGAACTCGCCGGAAAGGTGCATAAAGCGGGCCTCAAGACCAACGCCACGATGCTCTACGGCCACATCGAGTCCATCGAGGACCGCATCGATCACCTCGTCCGTCTCCGCGAGCAGCAGGACAAAACAGGCGGATTCCAATGCTTCATCCCGCTCGCTTTTTATCCGCCCGGCACAGCACTCTCGACGCTTCCCGGCCCCGACGCCATCGACAACCTGAAGACCATCGCCGTTTCACGCCTGATGCTTGACAACTTCGACCACATCAAGGCCTACTGGGTAATGCTCGGCAAAGCCACCGCCCAGACCGCGCTCCACTTCGGGGCCAACGACCTCGACGGCACCATCACCGACGGCGGCGAACTCACCCACAGCTACTCCGTCGAATCCGGCGGCGAAGTAAAAATGACAAAGGCCGAGATCATCGACCTTATCCACCGCGCCGGATTCGAGGCCGTCGAAAGAGATACGGTTTATAACCGCGTCGCCGCAGTGTAACGTCATCGTTGAATCTGGTTATGCGATGGTTTCAAGTCGCTGTATATAAACACAAGGGTTTCTTGTAAAATGGCTGAAAACCTTCATTAAAATATATATTTATGTCACTGAGTTTTATTGATCTCTTCGCTGGAATCGGCGGTATAAGATTGGCTTTTGAACCATATGGAAAGTGCGTCTTTAGTTCTGAATGGGATCGACATTCACAGTTAACCTACATTGCAAATTTTGGGGAGCGTCCTTGGGGCGACATAACCAAGATCAAGGCCATTGATATACCACAACACGATCTGTTGCTTGCGGGATTTCCGTGCCAAGCATTTAGTGTGGCCGGTTATAGAAAGGGATTTGAAGATACACGCGGAACGTTGTTTTATGATGTCGCCCGTATCCTGGCAGTACACCAGCCAAAGGCTTTCTTACTCGAAAAC from Chloracidobacterium sp. includes these protein-coding regions:
- the mqnE gene encoding aminofutalosine synthase MqnE, with protein sequence MQFSFDPKLQDIAFKVEDGERLSFDDGLALYATTDLNALGKLADTVRRRKHGLTTYYNVNRHFNHTNICVADCKFCGFYKRARQEGSYTHSVEEGVQIARDAVAEGATELHIVGGLNSKLPFEYYTDLFSSLKREFPKLHLKALTMVELDFFARFYKMSDEEVIEKLHSAGMDSCPGGGAEIFAEPTRSRICDHKCDGDRWLELAGKVHKAGLKTNATMLYGHIESIEDRIDHLVRLREQQDKTGGFQCFIPLAFYPPGTALSTLPGPDAIDNLKTIAVSRLMLDNFDHIKAYWVMLGKATAQTALHFGANDLDGTITDGGELTHSYSVESGGEVKMTKAEIIDLIHRAGFEAVERDTVYNRVAAV